A genomic stretch from Bacterioplanes sanyensis includes:
- a CDS encoding DUF3570 domain-containing protein, translating into MKKTLSAVTALSAALPVTSHGAAQPTDTVTDYRYSQYREEDAPASRVFAGDTERYSIDVHQLRHARPLGEAWYVSGNFQYETLSGASPWKTYKNSTGQSVLIMSGASGKGIDDTRIDLSGTAKRYFDDATLGGQLGMSTENDYQSVFVGADGSLELYDKHTTLNMAFTTSFDQLSPTDAKQFGGNRLRADGRSKRTTSLYHGVSQVIDARRVANIGIGYTHHTGFLSDPYKLDDERPDERDQFTLGGQYRQHFDIWGGAAAHLDYRLYSDDWGISSHTITTRWSQAWQMGHWRYQVTPMLRYYRQTEADFYSLEELPDVGEYASSDARLSSFGAITVGLNQQLSWQQWRITLDWQSYQSDEELTLLQTTDDETPGLVDFNVWSLGLSYRH; encoded by the coding sequence ATGAAAAAAACCTTGTCAGCCGTCACTGCCTTGTCGGCCGCCTTGCCCGTGACCAGCCATGGCGCAGCGCAGCCAACAGACACCGTTACCGACTACCGCTACAGCCAATACCGTGAAGAAGATGCCCCCGCCAGCCGGGTATTTGCCGGTGATACTGAGCGCTACAGCATCGATGTCCACCAGCTGCGCCATGCACGCCCGCTGGGCGAAGCCTGGTACGTCAGCGGCAACTTTCAATACGAAACTTTGTCTGGTGCTTCGCCTTGGAAAACCTACAAGAACAGCACAGGGCAAAGCGTACTAATTATGAGTGGTGCCAGCGGTAAAGGCATCGACGATACCCGCATCGATCTGAGTGGCACAGCCAAACGCTACTTTGACGATGCCACGCTCGGCGGGCAGCTGGGCATGTCGACGGAAAATGACTACCAATCGGTTTTTGTCGGCGCCGATGGCAGCTTGGAGCTGTACGACAAACACACCACGCTCAACATGGCATTCACCACCTCCTTTGATCAATTGTCGCCCACCGATGCCAAGCAATTTGGAGGCAACCGACTGCGCGCAGACGGCCGCAGCAAGCGCACCACCTCGCTCTACCACGGCGTCAGTCAAGTGATCGACGCTCGCCGCGTGGCCAATATCGGTATCGGTTACACCCACCACACCGGCTTTCTGTCAGACCCCTATAAGCTCGACGATGAGCGGCCAGATGAGCGCGACCAGTTCACCCTCGGCGGTCAATATCGTCAGCATTTTGATATCTGGGGCGGCGCTGCAGCGCACCTGGACTATCGCCTGTACAGTGACGATTGGGGCATCAGCTCGCATACCATCACCACACGCTGGTCACAGGCTTGGCAAATGGGGCACTGGCGCTATCAAGTCACTCCTATGCTGCGCTACTACCGTCAAACCGAGGCTGATTTTTACAGCCTCGAAGAGCTGCCCGATGTGGGTGAGTACGCCAGCTCAGATGCGCGGCTTTCCAGCTTCGGCGCCATTACCGTGGGCTTGAACCAACAACTGAGCTGGCAGCAATGGCGCATCACCCTAGACTGGCAAAGTTACCAATCCGACGAAGAGCTGACCTTACTGCAAACCACCGATGATGAAACACCAGGCTTGGTCGACTTTAACGTTTGGAGCTTAGGTCTTAGCTATCGCCATTGA
- a CDS encoding c-type cytochrome — protein sequence MNSVRLFAALLALLLSACNSDYSGDVGGNSAGSDGHQYNPANPEGKRLYDQMCASCHGVNGNGSSAGSSLVGCATCTSVGVLADEIARTMPIANVDACIDDCATNTAEYILFAFNGRSSSQLASEIADADNESAIATLRRATLTLAGRLPSAQEEAHVAQRGDSGIGDILDAVMQEEAFYQRLMELFNEQFLTDKYLSRNLNEGGVNLLDSDDYPNRKWYNDRYAGDDNKDLRNCVRNITNDAVAREGLQLIRHAAQNKLPHTLFVNADYMMVNWYSQQVYDAEVIGRADFRQLPEPVCEGNGQAVHFDPTDFRPARIVNPTEYEIGGIPHAGILTSAMFLNRYPTTQTNRNRHRAYKVFDYFLDTDILRIEGERPGDGIGEEKANPTLLDPACYACHQVMDPVSSAFQHWTDRGRYIVTGNSSRNRWDSSDIEPAGLGGKTLPLSGADGYFRNMLQWLGQEIANDPRFVRATVRTLYKGLIGQEPLRTPNDGASSTDIAAFNEQRAVLNQIGQAMVSDGWRIKTAVKGIILSPYFRASSSAAPERHKQLGAQQFLSPEQLQRKLNTTLGFGWDELRHENNRIMLGGMDSDSVIERIREPSGLMIAIQQRMATEMACRATALDFTRSQRLLFPQAQLGDDGSDDASRQRIIDTLKHLHWRLLGEQLQDNSEELQASLALYQQIQSNGQALLADAEQYDPKPSSWLQWECRGRWQWQPDGRRGEELSEEQRLEKDDSYSLHAWQAVLTYLLSDYRFIYE from the coding sequence ATGAACAGCGTACGCCTGTTCGCTGCCCTGCTGGCCTTGCTACTGAGCGCCTGCAACAGCGACTATTCCGGCGATGTTGGCGGCAATTCTGCTGGCAGCGATGGCCACCAATACAATCCCGCCAACCCGGAAGGCAAACGACTCTACGACCAAATGTGCGCCAGTTGTCATGGCGTCAATGGTAATGGCAGCAGTGCTGGCAGCTCCCTCGTCGGCTGTGCCACTTGTACCTCCGTCGGCGTGCTTGCCGATGAAATCGCACGCACCATGCCGATTGCCAATGTCGACGCCTGCATCGACGACTGCGCCACCAATACCGCTGAGTACATATTGTTTGCCTTTAACGGCCGCAGCAGCAGTCAACTGGCCAGTGAGATAGCCGATGCCGACAACGAAAGCGCCATCGCCACCCTGCGCCGTGCCACTTTGACGCTGGCCGGCCGCCTGCCGAGCGCGCAAGAAGAAGCACACGTCGCCCAACGCGGTGACAGCGGTATTGGTGACATTCTCGATGCCGTGATGCAAGAAGAGGCGTTTTATCAACGTTTAATGGAGTTGTTCAACGAGCAGTTCCTGACCGACAAGTACCTCAGTCGCAACCTCAACGAAGGCGGCGTTAACTTGCTCGACAGCGACGACTACCCCAACCGCAAGTGGTACAACGATCGCTATGCCGGCGACGACAACAAAGATCTGCGCAACTGTGTGCGCAACATCACCAACGATGCGGTGGCACGCGAAGGACTGCAGCTGATTCGACATGCCGCGCAGAACAAACTGCCGCATACCTTGTTTGTTAACGCCGACTACATGATGGTCAATTGGTACAGCCAGCAAGTCTATGACGCCGAAGTCATCGGCCGCGCGGACTTTCGCCAATTGCCGGAGCCTGTGTGTGAAGGCAATGGCCAAGCGGTGCACTTTGACCCAACCGACTTTCGCCCCGCGCGCATCGTAAACCCAACGGAATATGAAATCGGCGGCATTCCGCATGCGGGCATTTTGACCTCCGCCATGTTCCTGAATCGTTACCCCACCACACAAACCAATCGCAATCGCCATCGCGCTTACAAGGTGTTCGATTATTTCCTCGATACCGACATCTTGCGTATCGAAGGTGAGCGCCCGGGAGATGGCATTGGCGAAGAAAAAGCCAACCCAACCCTGCTCGACCCAGCCTGTTACGCCTGTCACCAGGTCATGGACCCAGTGTCTTCTGCCTTCCAACACTGGACCGACCGTGGCCGTTATATCGTGACCGGCAACAGCTCACGCAACCGCTGGGACAGCTCGGATATTGAACCGGCTGGCCTGGGCGGGAAAACTCTGCCGCTGTCCGGTGCCGATGGCTATTTCCGCAATATGTTGCAATGGCTGGGGCAAGAAATCGCCAACGACCCGCGCTTTGTGCGCGCCACCGTACGCACCTTGTACAAAGGACTGATCGGCCAGGAGCCACTGCGAACCCCCAATGATGGCGCCAGCAGCACAGACATCGCCGCCTTTAACGAGCAGCGCGCAGTACTCAATCAGATTGGCCAGGCCATGGTCAGCGATGGCTGGCGCATTAAAACCGCCGTCAAGGGCATCATTTTAAGCCCCTATTTCCGCGCCAGCAGCAGCGCTGCACCAGAGCGGCACAAACAGCTGGGGGCGCAACAATTCCTTAGCCCGGAGCAGCTGCAGCGCAAGTTAAACACCACACTGGGCTTTGGCTGGGATGAGCTGCGACATGAGAACAACCGCATCATGCTCGGTGGCATGGACTCAGACAGTGTGATTGAGCGAATTCGCGAGCCTAGCGGCCTGATGATCGCCATTCAGCAGCGTATGGCCACGGAAATGGCGTGTCGCGCAACGGCGCTGGACTTTACCCGCTCACAGCGCCTGCTGTTCCCGCAGGCACAACTAGGCGACGATGGCAGCGACGACGCCTCTCGCCAGCGCATTATCGATACCCTCAAACACCTGCACTGGCGTTTATTGGGTGAACAACTGCAAGACAATAGCGAAGAGCTGCAGGCCAGCCTGGCGTTGTATCAGCAGATCCAAAGCAACGGCCAAGCACTGCTGGCCGATGCTGAGCAGTACGACCCTAAGCCATCGTCCTGGCTGCAATGGGAATGTCGCGGGCGCTGGCAGTGGCAGCCTGATGGCCGCCGCGGTGAGGAGCTCAGCGAAGAGCAACGCCTGGAAAAAGACGACAGCTACAGCCTGCACGCCTGGCAAGCCGTACTGACGTACTTATTGTCTGACTATCGCTTTATTTACGAGTAG
- a CDS encoding DUF1501 domain-containing protein — MQRRHFLQLLAATGLVGHLPLTSRTASAAELDRFLVVVNAAGGWDPTSLCDPKGLNRAYQENSDRHEGSTNSVAIDPAKRYGDIRWSAIPDSVSNDVTVRNRINDQFDRFFTRYGDRLRVINGIDTGTNNHDTGNRVVWSGQLDEGYPSLAALFAAASGPQLPMAYISNGGYDFTDSLVARARASSAGFVNQIADPNHYHDDKGFLYRSHNRSVDHYAMVATAQQQRLQRQQQQAALPLTRRQLGQLFTVRSSDNNLEQLTVHLDDIRANVNRDQNWHQNRANSLKSQAEVVVAAFRSQLAASANLSTGGFDTHGNHDGAAYPRLGDLLEGVHFLMQALEFAGLADRTTVVVGSDFGRTPYYNSGNGKDHWPVTSMLVLDSRLNGGQVFGETSSDFRSLALNPRSGRADSGGRILTPAHVNAALRDFIGIGDHAQLNPYPLTHDGFRLFS; from the coding sequence ATGCAACGACGCCATTTTTTACAGCTGCTGGCCGCCACCGGCTTGGTTGGACATTTGCCACTGACCAGCCGCACCGCCAGTGCCGCCGAACTCGACCGCTTTTTGGTGGTAGTGAACGCTGCCGGCGGTTGGGACCCTACTTCATTGTGCGATCCCAAGGGTCTGAACCGCGCTTACCAGGAAAACAGTGATCGCCACGAAGGCTCGACCAACTCCGTTGCCATCGACCCGGCAAAGCGCTATGGAGACATTCGCTGGAGCGCCATTCCCGACAGCGTCTCCAACGACGTGACGGTTCGCAATCGCATCAACGACCAGTTTGACCGTTTTTTCACCCGCTACGGCGATCGCCTGCGTGTTATCAACGGCATTGATACCGGTACCAACAACCACGATACCGGCAACCGAGTCGTCTGGTCCGGCCAGTTGGATGAAGGCTACCCCAGCTTGGCAGCGCTGTTTGCCGCTGCCAGCGGCCCACAGCTGCCCATGGCTTACATCAGCAATGGTGGCTATGACTTCACCGACTCATTGGTGGCCCGAGCGCGCGCCAGCAGTGCCGGTTTCGTCAATCAGATTGCTGACCCGAACCATTACCACGATGACAAAGGCTTTTTGTATCGCAGCCACAACCGCAGCGTTGACCATTACGCCATGGTGGCCACCGCGCAGCAGCAACGCCTGCAGCGTCAACAGCAGCAAGCGGCTTTGCCGCTGACCCGGCGCCAACTGGGGCAACTGTTTACCGTGCGCAGCAGCGACAACAACCTAGAGCAACTGACGGTACATTTGGATGATATTCGCGCCAATGTGAACCGCGATCAAAACTGGCACCAAAACCGCGCTAACAGCCTAAAAAGCCAGGCCGAGGTGGTGGTGGCGGCCTTTCGCAGCCAACTGGCGGCCAGCGCCAACCTCAGCACCGGCGGCTTTGACACCCACGGCAACCACGATGGCGCCGCATACCCGAGGCTCGGTGATTTGCTCGAAGGGGTGCACTTTTTAATGCAGGCACTGGAGTTTGCAGGCCTAGCAGACCGCACCACAGTAGTAGTTGGCTCGGACTTTGGCCGCACCCCCTATTACAACTCCGGTAACGGCAAAGACCATTGGCCAGTCACCAGCATGCTGGTACTGGACTCGCGTCTCAACGGCGGCCAAGTATTTGGCGAGACCAGCAGTGACTTCCGCTCCCTCGCCCTAAACCCGCGCAGCGGGCGCGCCGACAGCGGTGGTCGCATCCTGACACCGGCTCATGTCAATGCAGCATTGCGTGACTTTATAGGCATCGGCGATCATGCTCAGCTGAACCCCTACCCACTTACACACGACGGCTTCCGTCTGTTCAGCTAG
- a CDS encoding FAD:protein FMN transferase, whose translation MHRYRFSAMASPCEIILTGDEQHCLAASEAAAAEVHRIEAKYSRYRDNSELSRINRQAGSATEIDDETYQLLHYASVAWQQSDGVFDISAGILRQAWDFTRQQIPDSRQLAPLLSRIGWGQAQLNQQQILMPAGMEIDLGGLGKEYAADKAAQVCREHGFRTGVVDLGGDLHVLGPKNEEPWQIGVRHPRKPDHAFAQLPVYQGGMASSGDYERYFEYQGRRFCHLLNPHTGMPVDHWASISVLAPSCLLAGTLSTIAMLKQAQGLSWLQQQGVHFLAIRPDLSHHLHNG comes from the coding sequence ATGCATCGCTATCGGTTTTCTGCCATGGCCTCCCCTTGTGAAATCATCTTGACGGGGGACGAGCAACACTGCCTCGCCGCCTCTGAAGCAGCGGCGGCTGAAGTGCATCGTATTGAAGCCAAATACAGCCGCTATCGCGACAACAGCGAGCTCAGCCGCATCAATCGGCAGGCTGGCAGTGCTACCGAGATCGACGACGAAACCTACCAGCTACTGCACTACGCGTCGGTGGCCTGGCAACAGTCCGATGGTGTGTTCGACATTAGCGCAGGCATCTTGCGCCAGGCGTGGGACTTTACCCGCCAGCAGATACCAGACAGCAGGCAGCTGGCGCCGCTGCTTTCACGCATCGGCTGGGGGCAGGCCCAGCTGAATCAGCAACAGATACTGATGCCCGCTGGCATGGAAATCGACTTGGGTGGTTTAGGTAAGGAATACGCCGCCGATAAAGCAGCCCAAGTGTGCCGCGAGCACGGCTTTCGCACTGGCGTCGTCGATCTTGGCGGCGACCTGCATGTACTTGGCCCTAAAAATGAGGAGCCATGGCAAATTGGTGTGCGCCACCCCAGAAAGCCCGATCATGCGTTTGCACAACTGCCGGTGTACCAAGGCGGAATGGCATCAAGCGGAGATTATGAACGCTACTTCGAATACCAAGGTCGGCGTTTTTGCCATTTACTCAACCCACACACAGGCATGCCGGTAGATCATTGGGCGTCGATATCCGTGCTGGCGCCCAGCTGCCTATTAGCCGGCACTCTATCGACCATCGCCATGCTCAAGCAAGCACAAGGACTCAGCTGGCTGCAACAACAAGGCGTCCATTTTTTGGCCATTCGACCGGATTTATCCCACCACTTGCATAACGGCTGA
- the yajC gene encoding preprotein translocase subunit YajC, with protein MGVTGQLIFLGGFLLIFYFLLWRPQSKRQKEHRELIGGLERGDEVVTAGGMLGKIVKVTDDFVVVEVADNVQMPIQKVAVTAALPKGTIKEVKA; from the coding sequence ATGGGAGTCACAGGTCAGCTGATTTTCCTCGGCGGTTTTTTGCTGATCTTTTACTTCTTGCTGTGGCGTCCACAGTCTAAGCGCCAGAAAGAGCACCGCGAGCTGATTGGTGGCCTGGAGCGTGGTGATGAAGTCGTTACCGCCGGTGGCATGCTGGGAAAAATTGTTAAAGTGACCGACGACTTTGTGGTGGTCGAAGTAGCTGACAACGTGCAAATGCCGATTCAAAAAGTTGCGGTTACGGCTGCGCTGCCAAAAGGCACTATTAAAGAAGTAAAAGCGTAA
- the tgt gene encoding tRNA guanosine(34) transglycosylase Tgt, which produces MTRKCHMNFTLLGQDDSSFARRGTLSFPRGDVQTPAFMPVGTYGTVKGVTTDQVEELGAEIILGNTFHLMLRPGTEIIQQHGDLHDFIGWDKPILTDSGGFQVFSLGDMRKITEEGVTFRSPVNGEKVLMTPESSMQVQRELGSDIVMIFDECTPYPATEKEAADSMRMSLRWAKRSKEAHGDSTAALFGIIQGGMYEALRDESLEGLTAIGFDGYAVGGLSVGEPKPDMMRVLRHTAPKMPADKPRYLMGVGKPEDLVEGVRRGIDMFDCVMPTRNARNSHLFTSTGVLKIRNAANRTDTGPVDPECDCYTCKNYSRAYLHHLDRCKEILGATLNSIHNLHYYQTLMAGLRRALEEGTFADFVDEFYAKRGLPTPALDVPDQAPE; this is translated from the coding sequence ATGACGCGTAAATGTCATATGAATTTCACCCTGTTAGGGCAAGACGACAGCAGCTTTGCGCGCCGTGGCACCTTATCTTTCCCGCGCGGCGATGTGCAGACACCGGCCTTTATGCCAGTGGGCACCTACGGCACGGTTAAAGGCGTGACCACGGATCAAGTCGAGGAGTTGGGGGCGGAGATTATTCTCGGCAATACCTTCCACCTGATGCTGCGACCCGGCACCGAGATTATCCAGCAACACGGTGATCTGCACGATTTCATCGGCTGGGATAAGCCGATCCTGACCGACTCTGGCGGCTTTCAGGTATTTAGCTTGGGCGATATGCGCAAAATTACCGAAGAGGGTGTGACCTTTCGCTCACCGGTGAACGGTGAAAAGGTGTTGATGACACCTGAAAGCTCGATGCAGGTACAGCGCGAGCTTGGCTCAGACATCGTGATGATTTTTGACGAATGCACACCGTATCCTGCGACGGAAAAAGAAGCCGCCGATTCCATGCGCATGTCGCTGCGCTGGGCCAAGCGCAGTAAAGAGGCGCATGGCGACAGCACAGCTGCGTTGTTTGGCATCATTCAAGGTGGCATGTACGAAGCACTGCGCGACGAGTCACTCGAAGGGCTGACCGCCATCGGTTTTGATGGCTACGCCGTGGGCGGCCTCAGTGTCGGTGAGCCTAAACCAGACATGATGCGTGTACTGCGTCACACGGCGCCCAAAATGCCAGCGGACAAACCGCGCTATTTGATGGGCGTGGGCAAGCCTGAAGACTTAGTGGAAGGCGTGCGTCGCGGCATCGATATGTTCGATTGCGTGATGCCAACTCGCAACGCACGCAACTCGCACCTGTTCACCTCGACCGGCGTGTTGAAGATTCGTAACGCCGCCAACCGCACCGATACCGGGCCTGTGGACCCAGAATGCGATTGTTACACTTGTAAAAACTACAGTCGGGCTTATTTACATCACTTGGATCGTTGCAAAGAGATACTCGGCGCGACGCTGAATTCCATCCATAACCTGCACTATTACCAGACCCTGATGGCCGGTTTGCGCCGTGCATTGGAAGAAGGTACATTTGCCGACTTTGTGGACGAGTTCTATGCCAAACGCGGCTTGCCAACGCCAGCGCTGGACGTGCCAGATCAGGCACCAGAATAA
- a CDS encoding DUF4266 domain-containing protein codes for MRILIPLLVLLATGCAQVQPWERGYLSEDVMAWEVDPMKSSLDRHIYFSKEGSSGGGQAAGGGCGCN; via the coding sequence ATGCGCATCCTGATACCGCTGTTAGTTCTGCTCGCCACCGGCTGTGCGCAGGTGCAACCCTGGGAGCGCGGCTATTTGTCCGAGGACGTTATGGCCTGGGAAGTCGACCCGATGAAGAGCAGCCTCGACCGTCATATTTATTTCAGTAAAGAAGGCTCATCCGGCGGCGGCCAAGCGGCCGGCGGCGGCTGTGGATGTAATTGA
- the queA gene encoding tRNA preQ1(34) S-adenosylmethionine ribosyltransferase-isomerase QueA: MKTSDFSFELPNELIASEPMSERSASRLLCLDGRDGQLQHRQFTDIEQLLEPGDLLVFNNTRVIPARLFGEKDSGGKLEALIERILPEQEVLAHVRSSRSPKAGQIITLGGERAEVLGREGSLFRLRFMMQRPVLELLDEVGHIPLPHYMEREDNQLDRERYQTVYAEKPGAVAAPTAGLHFDEPLLARLRERGVRFAYVTLHVGAGTFQPVKVENIADHQMHAEYIEVSDEVVAAVQATRAAGHRVVAVGTTSIRSLESASQSGDIAPFYGDSDIFIYPGYQFRSVDAVITNFHLPESTLIMLVSAFSGQENTLNAYRQAVQQRYRFFSYGDAMFLSHPHTPSQGADHDA, from the coding sequence ATGAAAACCAGCGACTTTAGCTTTGAGTTACCGAATGAGCTGATCGCCAGTGAGCCTATGTCTGAGCGCAGCGCTTCTCGTCTGCTGTGTCTCGATGGCCGCGACGGTCAACTGCAACACCGTCAATTCACCGATATCGAGCAACTGCTCGAGCCGGGCGATCTGTTAGTGTTCAACAACACGCGGGTGATTCCGGCGCGGTTGTTTGGTGAAAAAGACAGTGGCGGCAAGCTGGAAGCGCTGATCGAGCGCATACTGCCAGAGCAAGAGGTGCTGGCCCATGTACGCTCGTCGCGCTCGCCTAAAGCCGGCCAAATCATTACTTTGGGCGGTGAGCGTGCAGAAGTGTTGGGCCGCGAAGGCAGTCTGTTTCGCTTGCGTTTTATGATGCAGCGGCCGGTACTGGAGCTGTTGGACGAGGTGGGACATATTCCTCTGCCGCATTACATGGAGCGCGAGGACAACCAGCTGGACCGTGAGCGCTATCAAACCGTTTATGCAGAAAAACCCGGAGCGGTGGCAGCCCCGACAGCTGGCTTGCATTTTGATGAGCCATTGCTGGCGCGACTGCGCGAACGCGGCGTTCGTTTCGCTTACGTGACGCTGCACGTCGGTGCTGGTACGTTTCAACCGGTCAAAGTGGAGAACATTGCTGACCATCAAATGCACGCCGAGTACATTGAGGTCAGTGATGAGGTGGTGGCTGCGGTGCAAGCCACCCGAGCGGCTGGCCATCGTGTGGTGGCGGTGGGTACGACCTCCATTCGCAGCCTAGAAAGCGCCAGTCAAAGCGGTGATATCGCGCCGTTTTATGGCGACAGCGATATCTTCATTTACCCCGGTTATCAATTCCGCAGTGTTGATGCGGTGATCACCAACTTCCATTTGCCGGAGTCCACATTGATCATGCTGGTGTCGGCATTCTCGGGCCAGGAAAATACCCTGAACGCCTATCGCCAGGCGGTACAGCAGCGCTATCGCTTCTTTAGCTATGGCGACGCTATGTTTCTTTCTCACCCGCACACGCCCAGCCAAGGAGCCGACCATGACGCGTAA
- a CDS encoding TlpA disulfide reductase family protein, with the protein MRYALLVLLMVISPAWAEQAAPDFTLPNLNGDGQVSLQQYRGKVVYVDFWASWCGPCRKSLPLLNELRNELQAQGFEVLAINLDDDAGDGLRFLERYPVDYPTLHDNNGDTPQRYGVRGMPTSYLIDRQGQLVAVHEGFKPSDMEKIRKKILDQL; encoded by the coding sequence ATGCGCTACGCATTATTGGTATTACTGATGGTAATCAGCCCTGCTTGGGCGGAGCAAGCCGCGCCCGATTTTACCCTGCCGAACCTCAATGGCGATGGGCAGGTCAGCTTGCAGCAGTACCGAGGCAAAGTGGTGTATGTCGACTTTTGGGCATCCTGGTGTGGGCCCTGCCGCAAGTCCCTGCCACTGCTGAACGAGTTGCGTAACGAGTTGCAGGCCCAAGGGTTTGAGGTATTGGCCATCAATCTCGACGACGATGCTGGTGATGGCCTGCGTTTTCTCGAGCGCTACCCAGTGGACTACCCTACCCTGCACGACAACAACGGCGACACACCGCAACGCTACGGCGTACGCGGTATGCCGACCTCGTATTTGATCGACCGCCAAGGGCAACTGGTCGCCGTACATGAAGGATTTAAGCCATCCGATATGGAAAAGATCCGCAAAAAGATTCTCGATCAACTGTAA